In one Desulfoferula mesophila genomic region, the following are encoded:
- a CDS encoding sensor histidine kinase — translation MRLRTIILILSLLALVSTAGGGMHYYYSLRDSAISMAHRRAAGKAEVLANQVSSFLAENQKPVRALASLSELRAALAQPDEATLEPANQVLDKFQHALEVDVCYLLDSRGLTLASSNRRSADSFVGHNFSFRPYFKEALAGKAAKYLALGSTSQKRGAYYAHAVYAPEGGAVLGVVVIKSPILLLESSLYLGDDDQAALLVGPHEVIFSTNRAEWLNKTLWPSSLEDWEAIARTRQFGDGPWPWSGLTREGEHLVRDQREREYLFYTRPVANFPGWRLVYLTSMAGVAQWAVKPFLQTTGVVVLGLYLFAGLGVYFLYRKASQEIGRRRTAEKDLRRSEERYRHLYHKTPALLHSVDTSGRLVDVSDYWSDALGYMEQEVIGRKMTDFLTPESRRQAESETLPQFFRSGQTKEVSYQFVKKNGDVADVLLSAIAERDDQGRILKSLAVLVDVTTLKRTEEELRRAQEKLSEYSRDLERQVRQRTREITSFLKYAPAVVYMKDAEGRYIMVNSRFEELFALSTEEVWGRTAQDLFPADLAEQFVYSDQVVLGAKRPMQVEERIPQEEGFNTYLSVRFPVINENGQVSRVCGIMVDITDLKNAQEQLRRLSAGIMESQEAERRAIARELHDELGQVLTALRIDAVWLRERLGDGDPKARARAQNMCAIIDHTISEVRNIATRLRPPALEDLGLVDALEWYTSDFEKHTGIACVFNWDQVPEVDDQTAIAAYRVAQEALTNVARHSGATSVDVTLRGDDGRLTLLVSDNGRGFDDHRTAGREGLGIAGMRERAALASGSLKIHSQADSGTEVRLTLPITNPSGGRH, via the coding sequence ATGCGCCTCAGAACCATAATTCTAATTCTGTCCCTGCTGGCCCTGGTCTCCACCGCCGGGGGCGGCATGCACTATTATTATTCCCTCAGGGACTCGGCCATATCCATGGCCCACCGCCGGGCCGCCGGCAAGGCCGAGGTGCTGGCCAACCAGGTGTCCTCCTTCTTAGCGGAAAACCAAAAACCGGTACGGGCCCTGGCCAGCCTGAGTGAGCTGCGGGCGGCGCTGGCCCAGCCGGATGAGGCCACCCTGGAGCCGGCCAACCAGGTGCTGGACAAGTTTCAGCACGCCCTGGAGGTGGACGTCTGCTATCTGCTCGATAGCCGGGGCCTGACCCTGGCCTCCTCCAACCGGCGCTCCGCCGACAGCTTCGTGGGGCACAATTTCTCCTTCCGCCCTTATTTCAAGGAAGCCCTGGCCGGCAAGGCTGCCAAATACCTGGCCCTGGGCTCCACCAGCCAAAAGCGCGGCGCCTACTACGCCCACGCGGTCTATGCCCCGGAAGGCGGGGCCGTGCTGGGGGTGGTGGTCATCAAGTCCCCCATCCTGCTGTTGGAAAGCAGCCTCTACCTGGGGGATGACGACCAGGCGGCGCTGTTGGTGGGGCCTCACGAGGTGATCTTTTCCACCAACCGGGCGGAGTGGCTCAACAAGACCCTGTGGCCCAGCAGCCTGGAGGACTGGGAGGCCATCGCCCGCACCCGCCAGTTCGGCGACGGTCCCTGGCCCTGGAGCGGGCTCACCAGGGAGGGCGAGCACCTGGTCAGAGATCAGCGGGAGCGGGAATACCTCTTCTACACCCGGCCGGTGGCCAACTTTCCCGGCTGGCGCCTGGTCTACCTCACCAGCATGGCCGGGGTAGCCCAATGGGCGGTCAAGCCTTTTTTGCAAACCACCGGCGTGGTGGTGCTGGGGCTGTATCTCTTCGCCGGGCTGGGGGTCTATTTCCTCTACCGCAAGGCCTCCCAGGAGATTGGCCGCCGCCGGACGGCCGAAAAGGATCTGCGGCGCAGCGAGGAACGCTACCGCCACCTGTATCACAAGACCCCGGCCCTATTGCATTCGGTGGACACCAGCGGGCGCCTGGTGGACGTGAGCGACTACTGGTCCGACGCCCTGGGCTACATGGAACAGGAGGTCATCGGACGCAAGATGACCGATTTCCTCACCCCCGAATCCCGCCGCCAGGCCGAGTCCGAGACCTTGCCCCAGTTCTTCCGCTCCGGCCAGACCAAGGAAGTCTCCTATCAGTTCGTGAAAAAAAACGGCGATGTGGCCGACGTGCTGCTCTCGGCCATCGCCGAGCGCGACGACCAGGGGCGCATCCTCAAGTCCCTGGCGGTGCTGGTGGACGTGACCACCCTCAAGCGCACCGAGGAGGAGCTGAGAAGGGCCCAGGAAAAGCTCAGCGAATATTCCCGCGACCTGGAGCGCCAGGTGCGCCAGCGCACCCGGGAGATCACCAGCTTCCTCAAATACGCGCCGGCGGTGGTGTACATGAAGGACGCCGAGGGGCGCTACATCATGGTCAACTCGCGTTTCGAGGAGCTGTTTGCCCTGAGCACCGAAGAGGTGTGGGGGCGCACGGCCCAAGACCTGTTCCCCGCCGATCTGGCCGAGCAGTTCGTCTACAGCGACCAGGTGGTGCTGGGGGCCAAGCGCCCCATGCAGGTGGAGGAGCGCATACCCCAGGAGGAGGGCTTCAACACCTACCTCTCGGTGCGTTTCCCGGTCATCAACGAAAACGGCCAGGTCAGCCGGGTCTGCGGCATCATGGTCGATATCACCGATCTCAAAAACGCCCAGGAGCAGCTTCGGCGCCTTTCGGCCGGCATCATGGAAAGCCAGGAGGCCGAGCGCCGGGCCATAGCCCGGGAGCTGCACGACGAATTGGGCCAGGTGCTCACCGCCCTGCGCATCGACGCGGTGTGGCTGCGCGAGCGTCTGGGCGACGGCGACCCCAAGGCCAGGGCGCGGGCGCAAAACATGTGCGCCATCATCGACCACACCATAAGCGAGGTGCGCAACATCGCCACCCGCCTGCGCCCCCCGGCCCTGGAAGACCTGGGCCTGGTGGACGCCCTGGAGTGGTACACCTCGGATTTTGAAAAACACACCGGCATCGCCTGCGTGTTCAACTGGGACCAGGTGCCCGAGGTGGACGACCAGACCGCCATCGCCGCCTACCGGGTGGCCCAGGAGGCCCTGACCAACGTGGCCCGCCACTCCGGGGCCACCAGCGTGGACGTCACCCTGCGGGGCGACGACGGCCGCCTCACCCTGCTGGTCAGCGACAACGGCCGGGGCTTTGACGACCACCGGACCGCCGGGCGCGAGGGCCTGGGCATCGCGGGCATGCGCGAGCGGGCCGCCCTGGCCTCCGGCAGCCTGAAAATCCACTCCCAGGCCGACAGCGGCACCGAGGTTCGCTTGACCCTGCCCATCACCAATCCCAGCGGAGGTCGCCATTGA
- the lon gene encoding endopeptidase La — MSQKNDEQDQPLVLEPEEELPTDLPLLPVRDVVVFPYMILPLFVARENSVAAVEAAMAEDQHVFLATQKDQNVEHPDVDDLHEVGTVGVIMRQLKMSDGRLKVLVQGLARARISEWSRETPYFAVSVELLSDEQAEGKAEPASEALMRSVREAAEKILALRGLLTSDVQAILSSVEEVGRLADLVASNMRLDITTAQAILEEADPLKRLEMVHEHLGTELEVSTLQAKIQSEAQEEMSRGQREYYLREQLRAIRRELGDADERQREMAQLREALEKKRLPAEARDESLKQLGRLEQMQPESAEASIIRSYLDWIIDLPWQKGSRDRLDLVEAQRILDEDHFDLKKVKERILEHLAVRKLNPKMKGPILCFIGPPGVGKTSLGRSISRALGRKFVRLSLGGVRDEAEIRGHRRTYIGAMPGRIIQGLKTAGTNNPVFMLDEVDKVGSDYRGDPTSALLEVLDPEQNHAFSDHYLNLPYDLSKVMFITTANVEDTIPEPLWDRMEVIELSGYTEEDKLSIAKGFLVPRQLKESGLGEGRLSFTQGGLLEIIRSHTREAGLRNLEREIGAVCRKVARKVAEGKNGEVKISASNLERYLGVPKYLPEDERGEGEVGVATGLAWTAVGGEVLRVEVSALEGKGNLTITGSLGEVMRESAQAALSYARSRAGELGLKKGFYEDLDLHVHVPSGAIPKDGPSAGITLATAIISALTGVPVKEDVAMTGEVTLTGKVLPIGGLKEKSLAALRSEMALMLVPQKNHKDIKELPQKVKRKIKIVPVGHMDQVLPLVLATWPLAKPSRKKAKPAPSKSKKAAPKKAAPKKGGKTK; from the coding sequence GTGAGCCAAAAGAACGACGAACAGGACCAGCCCCTGGTCTTGGAGCCCGAGGAGGAACTGCCCACCGACCTGCCGCTGTTGCCGGTGCGCGACGTGGTGGTGTTCCCCTACATGATCCTGCCTCTGTTCGTGGCCCGGGAAAACTCGGTGGCCGCGGTGGAGGCGGCCATGGCCGAGGACCAGCACGTTTTCCTGGCCACCCAGAAGGACCAGAACGTGGAGCATCCCGACGTGGATGATCTGCACGAGGTGGGCACCGTCGGGGTCATCATGCGTCAGCTCAAGATGTCCGACGGCCGCCTCAAGGTTCTGGTGCAGGGCCTGGCCCGGGCCAGAATAAGCGAATGGAGCCGGGAGACCCCCTACTTCGCGGTGTCGGTGGAGCTGTTGAGCGACGAGCAGGCCGAGGGCAAGGCCGAGCCCGCCTCCGAGGCCCTGATGCGCTCGGTGCGCGAGGCGGCCGAGAAGATTTTGGCCCTCCGGGGCCTGCTGACCTCCGACGTGCAGGCCATCCTCAGCTCGGTGGAAGAGGTGGGGCGCCTGGCCGATCTGGTGGCCAGCAACATGCGCCTGGACATAACCACCGCCCAGGCCATCCTGGAGGAGGCCGACCCGCTCAAGCGGCTGGAAATGGTGCACGAGCATCTGGGCACCGAGCTGGAGGTGAGCACCCTCCAGGCCAAGATTCAGTCCGAGGCCCAGGAGGAGATGAGCCGGGGCCAGCGGGAGTATTACCTGCGCGAGCAGCTCAGGGCCATCCGCCGGGAACTGGGCGACGCCGACGAGCGCCAGCGGGAAATGGCCCAGCTCCGGGAGGCGTTGGAGAAAAAGCGCCTGCCCGCCGAGGCCCGCGACGAGTCCCTGAAGCAGCTGGGCCGCCTGGAGCAGATGCAGCCCGAGAGCGCCGAGGCCTCCATCATCCGCTCCTACCTGGATTGGATCATCGACCTGCCTTGGCAAAAGGGCAGCCGCGACCGCCTGGATTTGGTCGAGGCCCAGCGCATCCTGGACGAGGACCACTTCGATCTCAAGAAGGTCAAGGAGCGCATCCTAGAGCACCTGGCGGTGCGCAAGCTCAACCCCAAGATGAAGGGCCCCATCCTGTGCTTCATCGGTCCTCCGGGGGTGGGCAAGACCTCCCTGGGCCGCTCCATCTCCCGGGCCCTGGGGCGTAAGTTCGTGCGCCTGAGCCTGGGCGGGGTGCGCGACGAGGCCGAGATTCGCGGCCATCGGCGCACCTACATCGGGGCCATGCCCGGCCGCATCATCCAGGGCCTCAAGACGGCGGGCACCAACAACCCGGTGTTCATGCTCGACGAGGTGGACAAGGTGGGGTCCGACTACCGCGGCGATCCCACCAGCGCCCTTTTGGAGGTGTTGGACCCGGAGCAGAACCACGCCTTCAGCGACCATTACCTGAATCTGCCCTACGACCTGTCCAAGGTGATGTTCATCACCACGGCCAACGTGGAGGACACCATTCCCGAGCCCCTGTGGGACCGCATGGAGGTCATCGAGCTCAGCGGCTACACCGAGGAGGACAAGCTGTCCATCGCCAAGGGCTTTTTGGTGCCCCGCCAGCTCAAGGAGTCCGGCCTGGGCGAGGGCCGGTTGAGCTTCACCCAGGGCGGTCTCCTGGAGATCATCCGCTCCCACACCCGCGAGGCGGGGCTCAGGAACCTGGAGCGGGAGATCGGCGCGGTGTGCCGCAAGGTGGCCCGCAAGGTGGCCGAGGGCAAAAACGGCGAGGTCAAGATCAGCGCCTCCAACCTGGAGCGCTACCTGGGGGTGCCCAAGTATCTGCCCGAGGACGAGCGCGGCGAGGGCGAGGTGGGGGTGGCCACCGGTCTGGCCTGGACCGCGGTGGGCGGCGAGGTGCTCCGGGTGGAGGTGAGCGCCCTGGAGGGCAAGGGCAACCTGACCATCACCGGCTCGTTGGGCGAGGTGATGCGCGAGTCGGCCCAGGCCGCCCTGAGCTACGCCCGCAGCCGGGCGGGGGAGCTGGGGCTCAAAAAGGGCTTTTACGAGGACTTGGACCTGCACGTGCACGTGCCCTCGGGAGCCATCCCCAAGGACGGCCCCAGCGCGGGCATCACCCTGGCCACGGCCATCATCAGCGCCCTTACCGGGGTGCCGGTCAAAGAGGACGTGGCCATGACCGGCGAGGTGACCCTAACCGGCAAGGTGCTGCCCATCGGGGGGCTAAAGGAAAAGTCCCTGGCCGCCCTGCGCTCCGAGATGGCCCTGATGCTGGTGCCCCAGAAAAACCACAAGGACATCAAGGAACTGCCCCAAAAAGTCAAACGCAAGATCAAAATCGTGCCGGTTGGCCACATGGACCAGGTGTTGCCCCTGGTGCTGGCCACCTGGCCCCTGGCCAAGCCGAGCCGCAAGAAAGCCAAGCCCGCCCCCTCCAAGAGCAAAAAGGCGGCCCCCAAGAAGGCTGCCCCCAAGAAAGGCGGAAAAACCAAGTGA
- the larC gene encoding nickel pincer cofactor biosynthesis protein LarC, with product MSKILYVEACGGASGDMLAGGLLDLGWPLEELQGYLQAMGLEHVGVSVAAQEHQGILTRRLEVHAHHEHVHRHLSHILELLDRLPTQVAEPASRVFKRLAQAEAKVHGSTPEEVHFHEVGAADAIADVVAFCAGLAWLGSPRLVASPLPMGEGFVNCAHGKLPLPAPAVLNLLEGVPVYACGVKGETVTPTGAAILTALAESFGPPPAMRLEKSGLGGGSRASQAIPNLLRLWLGQEETRPGTDQVVEIVCHLDDLNPEEMPLIIERLMAAGALDAAAAPLVMKKGRLGQSLTVLSAPENSEALAALVLEQTPSLGVRLRPVQRRLLEREVITVQSPWGEAKVKLARTAQGARLHAEAEEVARICRQSGLPPWWVRRELEDLAGQKV from the coding sequence GTGAGCAAGATTTTGTACGTGGAAGCCTGTGGGGGGGCTTCGGGGGACATGCTGGCCGGGGGGCTGTTGGATCTAGGCTGGCCTTTGGAGGAGCTACAGGGGTATTTACAGGCCATGGGACTGGAGCACGTGGGCGTGAGCGTGGCCGCCCAGGAGCACCAGGGCATCCTGACCCGCCGCCTGGAGGTGCACGCTCATCACGAGCACGTTCATCGTCATCTCAGCCACATTCTGGAGCTGCTGGATCGCCTGCCGACCCAGGTGGCCGAGCCCGCCTCCCGGGTGTTCAAGCGCCTGGCCCAGGCCGAGGCCAAGGTGCACGGCAGCACGCCCGAGGAGGTGCACTTTCACGAGGTGGGCGCGGCCGACGCCATCGCCGACGTGGTGGCCTTCTGCGCCGGGCTGGCCTGGCTGGGCTCGCCCCGCCTGGTGGCCTCGCCCCTGCCCATGGGCGAGGGCTTTGTGAACTGCGCCCACGGCAAGCTGCCCCTGCCCGCCCCGGCGGTGCTCAACCTGCTGGAGGGGGTGCCGGTGTACGCCTGCGGGGTCAAGGGCGAGACGGTGACCCCCACCGGGGCGGCCATCCTCACCGCCCTGGCCGAGAGCTTCGGGCCGCCTCCGGCCATGCGCCTGGAGAAATCCGGCCTGGGCGGCGGCAGCCGGGCCAGCCAGGCCATACCCAACCTGCTGCGCCTGTGGCTGGGCCAGGAAGAGACGCGGCCGGGCACCGACCAGGTGGTGGAGATCGTGTGCCACCTGGACGACCTGAACCCCGAGGAGATGCCCTTGATCATCGAGCGGCTCATGGCCGCCGGAGCCCTGGATGCCGCCGCCGCGCCCTTGGTGATGAAAAAGGGCCGCCTGGGTCAGAGCCTGACGGTGCTCAGCGCCCCGGAAAACAGCGAAGCCCTGGCCGCCTTGGTGCTGGAGCAGACCCCCAGCCTGGGGGTGCGCCTGCGTCCGGTACAGCGGCGGCTGCTGGAGCGCGAGGTGATCACCGTGCAGAGCCCCTGGGGGGAGGCCAAGGTAAAACTCGCCCGCACCGCCCAGGGAGCGCGCCTGCACGCCGAGGCCGAGGAGGTGGCCCGCATCTGCCGCCAAAGCGGCCTGCCGCCCTGGTGGGTGCGCCGCGAGTTGGAAGACCTGGCGGGCCAAAAGGTCTAG